A single region of the Capra hircus breed San Clemente chromosome X unlocalized genomic scaffold, ASM170441v1, whole genome shotgun sequence genome encodes:
- the LOC102190127 gene encoding probable splicing factor, arginine/serine-rich 4, producing the protein MSYNRPPPNVGDLISLKVDNLTNRISHRTLRRIFEKYGPIGDVYMPRDRFTLESRGFAFVRFQDKRHAEEAMDALDGVMLDGRELRVQMARHGRLLDFHQGRSQETPPLSQARQSHSLVAAAGPSAGADRHLRPDLTSAVRSVHLAPVIILHHPRDQVLLEVPSPPQRPDLPQQPHLHLDPEAFHQEESTGPEDNHRIPPGFQKRKEQCHIRKIINEQPEN; encoded by the coding sequence ATGAGTTACAACCGCCCTCCTCCCAACGTGGGCGACTTGATCTCCCTCAAGGTGGACAACCTGACCAACCGCATCTCACACCGCACCCTGAGGCGCATCTTCGAGAAGTATGGGCCCATCGGCGATGTGTACATGCCCCGGGACCGCTTCACTCTAGAGTCCCGCGGCTTTGCTTTCGTCCGCTTCCAGGACAAGCGCCACGCCGAGGAGGCCATGGACGCCCTAGACGGGGTCATGCTGGATGGCCGTGAGCTGCGGGTGCAGATGGCACGCCACGGTCGCCTCCTAGATTTCCACCAAGGCCGCAGCCAGGAAACTCCTCCCCTGAGTCAAGCACGCCAGAGCCACAGCTTGGTCGCTGCCGCAGGTCCCTCAGCAGGAGCCGATCGCCATCTCAGGCCCGATCTCACTTCAGCCGTTCGAAGCGTCCATCTCGCTCCTGTGATAATTCTCCATCATCCTCGAGATCAAGTTCTCCTGGAAGTACCAAGTCCTCCTCAGAGGCCAGATCTTCCTCAGCAACCACATCTACATCTAGATCCAGAAGCCTTCCACCAGGAAGAAAGTACAGGTCCTGAGGACAATCACAGAATCCCTCCAGGTTTCCAGAAGAGGAAGGAGCAGTgtcatattagaaaaataattaacgAACAACCTGAAAACTAG